One genomic segment of Triplophysa rosa unplaced genomic scaffold, Trosa_1v2 scaffold410, whole genome shotgun sequence includes these proteins:
- the LOC130550721 gene encoding dimethylglycine dehydrogenase, mitochondrial-like: protein MTLTGPSAPHVVTPQQGGSVGSTSCGTPLQSAHSSHEFSPASETMLVTPLNSSLRQEVAFVARFLMLCCVVVSDGGCAALSRRWQDSAKTVIIGGGCVGVSVAYHLAKAGQKDVVLLEKSELTAGSTWHAAGLTTYYHPGINLKKIHYYSIKLFEQLEEETGQAVGFHQPGSIRLASSPVRVDELKYQMSRTHWHPTPQFLIAPEQIHELFPLLNMNKVLAGLYNPGDGHIDPYSLTMALAAGARMYGAQIYHPAPVTGLTPTADGRWDVQTPHGTIRANRIVNATGFWARELGQMIGFQHPTVPVHHQYVVTATVPEVKALKKELPVIRDLEGSYYLRQERDGLLFGPYETEEKMVLQDSWIRDGVPPGFGKELFESDLDRIMDHVEMAMEMVPVLKNADIINIVSGPITYTPDLLPMIGPHQGARNYWTAIGFGYGIIHSGGVGKFLSDWIMSGEPPYDLIECDPNRYGQWTSASYLCAKARESYGFNNVVGYPKEERFAGRPTNRVSGVYELLKDKCSMGFHAGWEQPHYFYKPGDDTGYKPSFRRTNWFGPVGRECKLVMERVGVIDLSPFGKFTVKGEDSHKLLDGLLANSLPKVGQTNISHMLTPRGRVYAEVTVTQHAPGEFLLITGSGSELHDLRWMERQVSDGGYRVSVFNVTDEMGVLGIAGPNSRKVLQKLTDEDMSDAAFRFLQCKSIQLAGILVRAVRISYTGELGWELYMDMSNMSAVYEALMGTGQDEGIDNFGTYAMNSLRLEKGFRAWGAEMNCDTNPLEAGLDYFIKLNKSAEFMGKRALLEIKSQGLKRKLAFLTLHTDHIDPEGNETIWHNGKVVGNTTSGSYSYSTHQSLALGYLPGDLLNIGQKVEVELLGKKYPATVSQEPLVLTEPARTRLQKKKSEREIQ from the exons ATgactctaaccggacctagtgccccACACGtagtaaccccccagcagggcggttcc gTGGGCTCCACCTCTTGCGGTACACCCTTACAGTCCGCACactcctcccatgagttctcccctgccagcgagaccatgttggtgacTCCACTGAATTCCTCCCTACGACAGGAAGTGGCCTTCGTAGCAcgtttcctca tgttgtgttgtgttgttgtcagTGATGGAGGTTGTGCGGCTCTGAGCAGGCGCTGGCAGGATTCAGCGAAGACTGTGATCATTGGTGGAGGTTGTGTGGGGGTCAGTGTGGCGTATCATCTGGCTAAAGCCGGACAAAAGGACGTGGTTCTGCTGGAGAAGTCCGAGCTGACGGCCGGGTCCACATGGCACGCG GCGGGCCTCACCACATATTATCATCCAGGCATCAATCTGAAGAAGATTCATTATTACAGCATTAAGCTCTTTGAGCAGCTGGAGGAGGAGACGGGACAG GCCGTGGGTTTCCATCAGCCCGGCAGCATCAGACTGGCATCCTCTCCGGTCCGAGTGGATGAGCTGAAATATCAGATGAGCAGAACCCACTGGCACCCCACACCACAGTTTCTCATCGCACCCGAGCAGATCCATGAGCTCTTTCCTCTGCTCAACATGAACAAG GTGTTGGCGGGTCTCTATAACCCCGGCGATGGTCACATTGATCCGTATTCTCTGACCATGGCTCTGGCGGCAGGCGCTCGTATGTACGGCGCTCAGATCTATCACCCGGCGCCGGTCACGGGTCTCACGCCCACCGCTGATGGCAGATGGGATGTCCAGACTCCACACGGAACCATCCGAGCCAATCGCATTGTCAACGCCACAG GTTTCTGGGCGCGTGAGCTGGGTCAGATGATCGGTTTTCAGCATCCCACTGTTCCTGTACATCACCAGTATGTCGTCACGGCAACCGTTCCGGAGGTCAAAGCTCTGAAGAAAGAACTTCCTGTGATCAGAGATCTGGAGGGCTCGTATTATCTGCGTCAGGAGCGGGACGGCCTTCTTTTCGGACCCTACGAGACAGAGGAGAAGATGGTTCTGCAGGACTCGTGGATCAGAGATGGCGTTCCTCCAG GTTTCGGTAAGGAACTGTTTGAGTCTGATCTGGACCGGATCATGGATCACGTGGAAATGGCCATGGAGATGGTGCCGGTTCTGAAGAACGCCGACATCATTAACATCGTATCTGGACCAATCACATACACTCCTGACCTGCTGCCTATGATCGGACCGCACCAGGGCGCACGCAACTACTGGACTGCCATCGGCTTCGg gtatggtATCATTCACTCTGGAGGGGTGGGGAAGTTTCTCAGTGATTGGATCATGAGCGGAGAGCCGCCGTATGACCTCATCGAATGTGACCCAAACCGCTATGGTCAGTGGACCAGCGCATCGTACCTGTGTGCCAAAGCCAGAGAATCTTACGGATTCAACAACGTTG tgggTTACCCTAAAGAGGAGCGTTTTGCAGGCCGACCGACTAACAGAGTCAGTGGTGTTTATGAGCTATTAAAGGATAAATGTTCAATGGGTTTCCACGCGGGCTGGGAGCAGCCACATTACTTCTACAAACCAGGAGACGACACTGGATACAA ACCCAGTTTCAGACGGACTAACTGGTTTGGACCGGTGGGGCGTGAGTGTAAACTGGTGATGGAGAGAGTGGGTGTGATCGACCTTTCACCTTTTGGGAAATTCACAGTGAAAGGGGAAGATTCACACAAGCTGCTGGATGGACTGTTGGCTAACAGCCTGCCGAAG GTGGGTCAGACCAACATCAGTCACATGTTGACCCCGCGGGGGCGTGTCTATGCTGAGGTCAcggttacccagcatgcacctGGAGAGTTCCTGCTCATCACAGGATCAGGATCAGAGCTGCATGAtctgcg atggATGGAGCGTCAGGTGTCTGATGGTGGTTATCGTGTGAGTGTTTTTAATGTGACGGATGAGATGGGTGTTCTGGGCATCGCCGGGCCGAACTCCCGCAAGGTTCTTCAGAAGCTGACAGATGAAGACATGAGCGATGCGGCGTTCAGATTCCTGCAGTGTAAATCCATTCAGCTGGCCGGCATTCTGGTCCGGGCCGTCCGGATCTCCTACACGG gggAGTTGGGCTGGGAGTTGTACATGGACATGAGCAACATGTCAGCGGTGTATGAAGCGCTCATGGGCACCGGACAGGATGAGGGGATTGATAACTTTGGCACATATGCCATGAACTCCCTGAGACTGGAGAAAGGATTCAGAGCTTGGGGCGCCGAG ATGAACTGTGACACAAATCCTCTTGAAGCTGGTTTGGATTATTTCATTAAACTCAATAAG TCTGCAGAGTTCATGGGGAAACGGGCTCTGCTGGAGATCAAGTCTCAGGGTTTGAAGCGTAAACTGGCGTTCCTCACACTACATACAGACCACATCGACCCCGAGGGCAATGAAACCATCTGGCACAACGGCAAA GTGGTTGGAAATACGACATCAGGGTCGTACAGTTACAGCACACATCAGAGTCTGGCGTTGGGTTATCTGCCCGGGGATCTGCTGAACATCGGACAGAAGGTGGAAGTGGAACTTCTGGGTAAGAAATACCCGGCCACGGTCAGTCAGGAGCCACTGGTTCTCACGGAACCCGCCAGAACACgactgcagaagaagaagagCGAGAGGGAGATCCAGTGA
- the LOC130550719 gene encoding dimethylglycine dehydrogenase, mitochondrial-like — translation MSRVLNAFSSRIIPASSRSARRISARSVATDDSDGGCAALSRRWQDSAKTVIIGGGCVGVSVAYHLAKAGQKDVVLLEKSELTAGSTWHAAGLTTYYHPGINLKKIHYYSIKLFEQLEEETGQAVGFHQPGSIRLASSPVRVDELKYQMSRTHWHPTPQFLIAPEQIHELFPLLNMNKVLAGLYNPGDGHIDPYSLTMALAAGARMYGAQIYHPAPVTGLTPTADGRWDVQTPHGTIRANRIVNATGFWARELGQMIGFQHPTVPVHHQYVVTATVPEVKALKKELPVIRDLEGSYYLRQERDGLLFGPYETEEKMVLQDSWIRDGVPPGFGKELFESDLDRIMDHVEMAMEMVPVLKNADIINIVSGPITYTPDLLPMIGPHQGARNYWTAIGFGYGIIHSGGVGKFLSDWIMSGEPPYDLIECDPNRYGQWTSASYLCAKARESYGFNNVVGYPKEERFAGRPTNRVSGVYELLKDKCSMGFHAGWEQPHYFYKPGDDTGYKPSFRRTNWFGPVGRECKLVMERVGVIDLSPFGKFTVKGEDSHKLLDGLLANSLPKVGQTNISHMLTPRGRVYAEVTVTQHAPGEFLLITGSGSELHDLRWMERQVSDGGYRVSVFNVTDEMGVLGIAGPNSRKVLQKLTDEDMSDAAFRFLQCKSIQLAGILVRAVRISYTGELGWELYMDMSNMSAVYEALMGTGQDEGIDNFGTYAMNSLRLEKGFRAWGAEMNCDTNPLEAGLDYFIKLNKVMTDHTHMYVFTQPLNL, via the exons ATGTCGCGCGTGTTAAACGCTTTCAGTTCCCGCATCATTCCCGCGTCCAGCAGAAGTGCGCGGAGGATTTCTGCGCGGAGCGTCGCGACAGATGACAG TGATGGAGGTTGTGCGGCTCTGAGCAGGCGCTGGCAGGATTCAGCGAAGACTGTGATCATTGGTGGAGGTTGTGTGGGGGTCAGTGTGGCGTATCATCTGGCTAAAGCCGGACAAAAGGACGTGGTTCTGCTGGAGAAGTCCGAGCTGACGGCCGGGTCCACATGGCACGCG GCGGGCCTCACCACATATTATCATCCAGGCATCAATCTGAAGAAGATTCATTATTACAGCATTAAGCTCTTTGAGCAGCTGGAGGAGGAGACGGGACAG GCCGTGGGTTTCCATCAGCCCGGCAGCATCAGACTGGCATCCTCTCCGGTCCGAGTGGATGAGCTGAAATATCAGATGAGCAGAACCCACTGGCACCCCACACCACAGTTTCTCATCGCACCCGAGCAGATCCATGAGCTCTTTCCTCTGCTCAACATGAACAAG GTGTTGGCGGGTCTCTATAACCCCGGCGATGGTCACATTGATCCGTATTCTCTGACCATGGCTCTGGCGGCAGGCGCTCGTATGTACGGCGCTCAGATCTATCACCCGGCGCCGGTCACGGGTCTCACGCCCACCGCTGATGGCAGATGGGATGTCCAGACTCCACACGGAACCATCCGAGCCAATCGCATTGTCAACGCCACAG GTTTCTGGGCGCGTGAGCTGGGTCAGATGATCGGTTTTCAGCATCCCACTGTTCCTGTACATCACCAGTATGTCGTCACGGCAACCGTTCCGGAGGTCAAAGCTCTGAAGAAAGAACTTCCTGTGATCAGAGATCTGGAGGGCTCGTATTATCTGCGTCAGGAGCGGGACGGCCTTCTTTTCGGACCCTACGAGACAGAGGAGAAGATGGTTCTGCAGGACTCGTGGATCAGAGACGGCGTTCCTCCAG GTTTCGGTAAGGAACTGTTTGAGTCTGATCTGGACCGGATCATGGATCACGTGGAAATGGCCATGGAGATGGTGCCGGTTCTGAAGAACGCCGACATCATTAACATCGTATCTGGACCAATCACATACACTCCTGACCTGCTGCCTATGATCGGACCGCACCAGGGCGCACGCAACTACTGGACTGCCATCGGCTTCGg gtatggtATCATTCACTCTGGAGGGGTGGGGAAGTTTCTCAGTGATTGGATCATGAGCGGAGAGCCGCCGTATGACCTCATCGAATGTGACCCAAACCGCTATGGTCAGTGGACCAGCGCATCGTACCTGTGTGCCAAAGCCAGAGAATCTTACGGATTCAACAACGTTG tgggTTACCCTAAAGAGGAGCGTTTTGCAGGCCGACCGACTAACAGAGTCAGTGGTGTTTATGAGCTATTAAAGGATAAATGTTCAATGGGTTTCCACGCGGGCTGGGAGCAGCCACATTACTTCTACAAACCAGGAGACGACACTGGATACAA ACCCAGTTTCAGACGGACTAACTGGTTTGGACCGGTGGGGCGTGAGTGTAAACTGGTGATGGAGAGAGTGGGTGTGATCGACCTTTCACCTTTTGGGAAATTCACAGTGAAAGGGGAAGATTCACACAAGCTGCTGGATGGACTGTTGGCTAACAGCCTGCCGAAG GTGGGTCAGACCAACATCAGTCACATGTTGACCCCGCGGGGGCGTGTCTATGCTGAGGTCAcggttacccagcatgcacctGGAGAGTTCCTGCTCATCACAGGATCAGGATCAGAGCTGCATGAtctgcg atggATGGAGCGTCAGGTGTCTGATGGTGGTTATCGTGTGAGTGTTTTTAATGTGACGGATGAGATGGGTGTTCTGGGCATCGCCGGGCCGAACTCCCGCAAGGTTCTTCAGAAGCTGACAGATGAAGACATGAGCGATGCGGCGTTCAGATTCCTGCAGTGTAAATCCATTCAGCTGGCCGGCATTCTGGTCCGGGCCGTCCGGATCTCCTACACGG gggAGTTGGGCTGGGAGTTGTACATGGACATGAGCAACATGTCAGCGGTGTATGAAGCGCTCATGGGCACCGGACAGGATGAGGGGATTGATAACTTTGGCACATATGCCATGAACTCCCTGAGACTGGAGAAAGGATTCAGAGCTTGGGGCGCCGAG ATGAACTGTGACACAAATCCTCTTGAAGCTGGTTTGGATTATTTCATTAAACTCAATAAGGTGATGACagatcacacacacatgtatgtttttacccaacccctaaacctatag
- the bhmt gene encoding betaine--homocysteine S-methyltransferase 1, with amino-acid sequence MAPSGTKRGILERLSVGEVVIGDGGFVFALEKRGYVKAGPWTPEAAAEHPEAVRQLHREFLRAGSNVMQTFTFYASDDKLENRGNKLSFTGQQINEAACDLAREVANEGDALVAGGVSQTPSYLSCKSEGEVKNILRKQLDVFIKKNVDFLIAEYFEHVEEAEWAVQVLKGTGKPVAASLCIGPEGDMHGVTPGDCAVRLIKAGADIVGVNCHFDPMTCVKTVAMMKAAVEKAGLKAHYMVQPLAYHTPDCSCQGFIDLPEFPFGLEPRILTRWDMQQYAREAYKVGIRFIGGCCGFEPYHIRAVAEELAPERGLLPEASQKHGLWGSGLEMHTKPWVRARARRDYWEKLKPASGRPLCPSMSAPDGWGVTKGHAELMQQKEATTQEQLRPLFEKADTKY; translated from the exons ATGGCACCATCTGGAACCAAGAGG GGTATTCTGGAGCGTCTGAGTGTAGGTGAGGTGGTGATCGGTGACGGTGGTTTTGTCTTTGCTCTGGAGAAGAGAGGTTATGTGAAAGCTGGACCGTGGACACCAGAAGCTGCTGCTGAACACCCAGAGGCTG tgcGACAGCTGCACAGGGAATTCTTGCGAGCCGGGTCAAATGTCATGCAGACTTTTACTTTCTATGCCAGCGATGACAAACTAGAGAACAGAGGCAACAAACTCTCTTTCACC GGCCAGCAGATCAATGAAGCCGCCTGTGATCTGGCCAGAGAAGTAGCCAATGAGGGCGATGCGCTGGTGGCGGGTGGAGTCTCGCAGACACCTTCATACCTGAGCTGCAAGAGTGAAGGTGAAGTGAAGAACATCTTGAGAAAACAGCTGGATGTCTTCATCAAGAAGAATGTGGATTTCCTCATCGCTGAG TACTTTGAGCACGTGGAGGAGGCTGAATGGGCCGTGCAGGTTCTGAAGGGAACGGGAAAGCCTGTAGCGGCTTCTCTGTGTATTGGACCTGAAGGAGACATGCATGGAGTGACACCTGGAGACTGTGCAGTCAGACTCATCAAAGCTG GTGCTGATATTGTCGGAGTGAACTGTCACTTTGATCCCATGACCTGTGTGAAGACTGTGGCCATGATGAAGGCCGCTGTGGAGAAAGCCGGACTGAAAGCTCATTATATGGTCCAACCGCTGGCCTATCACACACCCGACTGCAGCTGCCAGGGATTCATCGACCTGCCCGAGTTCCCCTtcg GTCTTGAACCCAGAATCCTGACGCGCTGGGACATGCAGCAGTACGCCCGCGAGGCCTATAAGGTGGGCATTCGCTTCATTGGCGGCTGCTGTGGCTTTGAACCGTATCACATCCGCGCCGTGGCCGAGGAACTAGCTCCTGAGAGAGGATTGCTGCCCGAAGCCTCTCAGAAACATGGACTGTGGGGCAGCGGACTGGAGATGCACACCAAACCCTGGGTCAGAGccag AGCCCGTCGTGACTACTGGGAGAAACTCAAACCAGCATCAGGACGTCCACTCTGCCCATCCATGTCCGCTCCTGACGGCTGGGGTGTCACCAAGGGTCACGCCGAACTCATGCAGCAGAAAGAGGCCACCACCCAGGAGCAGCTGCGCCCGCTCTTTGAGAAAGCCGACACCAAATACTGA